A window of the Cheilinus undulatus linkage group 21, ASM1832078v1, whole genome shotgun sequence genome harbors these coding sequences:
- the ccdc47 gene encoding PAT complex subunit CCDC47 has product MRGTYFLLIPALLLLLAFPVSRGRYNDDFDDGEDLADFDDNDFAEFEDMNDDQAAETETAPPPRVSQSSQPDEDEDEDEATVELEDGLDGFDDSETQDQDMYSKYDQEEFEGMEKDMEKTGHSMKDPLIIHTVPAHLQNSWESYYMEILMVTGLLAYIMNYIIGKNKNSRLAQAWFNSHRELLESNFALVGDDGTSKEAVSTGKLNQENEHIYNLWCSGRVCCEGMLIQLKFLKRQDLLNVLARMMRPACDQVQIKVTLNDEDMDTFVFAVGTKKAMARLQKEMQDLSEFCGDKPKSGAKYGLPDSLAVLSEMGEVTDGVMDNKMVHYITNHADKIESIHFSDQFSGPKVMQEEGQPLKLPETKKTLLFTFNVPGMGNTSPKDMDTLLPLMNMVIYSIDKVKKLRLNREGKMKADRNRARVEENFLKQTHAQRQEAAQTRREEKKRAEKERIMNEEDPERQRRLEEAAQRREQKKIEKKQMKMKQIKVKAM; this is encoded by the exons ATGCGAGGGACATATTTCCTCCTGATCCCtgctctgctgctcctcctggCCTTTCCCGTCTCCAGGGGACGCTACAATGATGATTTTGATGATGGGGAGGACCTGGCAGACTTTGATGACAATGACTTTGCTGAGTTTGAGGACATGAATGATGATCAGGCAGCAGAGACTGAAACTGCCCCGCCACCCCGTGTATCACAGTCCTCACAGCcagatgaggatgaggatgaagatgaagcCACAGTGGAGCTAGAGGATGGCCTGGATGGTTTTGATGACTCTGAGACACAG GATCAAGACATGTACAGCAAGTATGACCAGGAAGAGTTTGAGGGGATGGAGAAGGACATGGAGAAGACGGGCCACTCCATGAAGGACCCCCTCATAATCCACACA GTCCCTGCACATCTGCAGAACAGCTGGGAGAGTTACTACATGGAGATCCTGATGGTGACCGGCCTGTTAGCTTACATCATGAATTACATAATAGGCAAGAACAAGAACAGCCGCCTCGCTCAGGCCTGGTTCAACTCGCACAGAGAACTTCTGGAGAGCAACTTTGCACTAGTGG gTGATGATGGCACAAGTAAAGAAGCAGTAAGCACTGGGAAGTTAAACCAGGAAAATGAGCACATCTATAACCTGTGGTGCTCAGGTCGTGTGTGCTGTGAAGGAATGCTGATCCAACTCAAA TTTCTGAAGAGGCAGGACCTCCTTAATGTTCTGGCCAGGATGATGAGGCCAGCCTGTGACCAAGTG CAAATCAAAGTGACTCTTAATGATGAAGACATGGATACTTTTGTGTTTGCTGTTGGCACCAAGAAAGCCATGGCCAGGCTTCAGAAGGAGATGCAGGACTTG AGTGAGTTCTGCGGAGACAAGCCTAAGTCAGGGGCCAAGTATGGGCTCCCAGACTCCCTGGCTGTTCTCAGTGAGATGGGCGAGGTCACAGATGGGGTGATGGACAACAAG ATGGTGCATTATATCACCAACCATGCTGACAAGATCGAGTCCATCCATTTCTCGGACCAATTTTCTGGTCCAAAAGTTATGCAAGA GGAGGGTCAGCCTTTAAAGCTGCCTGAGACCAAGAAGACGCTGCTGTTTACATTTAATG TGCCTGGCATGGGCAACACCTCTCCCAAAGACATGGACACTCTGCTTCCTCTCATGAATATGGTGATCTACAGCATTGACAAAGTCAAGAAGCTCCGTCTCAACAGAGAG ggtaaaatgaaagcagaCAGAAACCGCGCCCGTGTGGAAGAGAACTTCCTGAAGCAGACGCACGCTCAGCGCCAGGAGGCCGCACAGACACGCCgtgaggagaagaagagagctGAGAAGGAGAGGATCATGAATGAGGAGGATCCTGAGAGACAGCGTCGTCTGGAG GAGGCAGCTCAGCGCCGCGAGCAGAAGAAGATCGAGAAGAAGCAGATGAAGATGAAGCAAATCAAAGTGAAAGCCATGTGA